CGCAGAAATGGTGAGCGTGGCCGCTGAGGCTACCGCCACTAAGAAGATGGCGGTGGTGAAGGGTCGGATTCTGGACGAGAATGGTCGCCCACTGGTAGGCGCCACGGTGCTGGACAAAATCAGCGGCCGCGGTGTCACGACCAACGCGCAGGGTGATTATTCGATGTTTGTAGCGCCAAACCAGGCCTCGGAGCTGCAGTTTGGCTACGGCGGCTACACCGAAGACGAAGTACGGGTAAAAGGAAGCAGCACCCAGAACGTAACCTTGCTGCCGCGCATGAACGATACGGAAACGACCACCAAGAAACGCCACTGGTGGCAGTTCTAGAAAGGCGGCTACTCACTGCCGGGTTTTAGAATGGCAAAACGCGGACTGCGCACGGCCAAGTACTTGCTGCCGGTGCGCCCGCACTCAACTTAACTTTTCTCAACACTTTACTACGTATTGCTTCCCATGGCAACCCCCAAACAAACCGTTCAAGATATCTTGTCCGAACTGCCCACCCTACTGGCTGTAGCCGTTGTAGAAACTGAAACCGGCATGCCGCTGGCTTCGCACGCTAACATTGCCGACTTCGACATCGAAACGGCGGCTGCCTACAACACGGAGGTAGTGAAGGCTAAGCTCAAAGCCATCCAGGCCCTGAAGCTCAACCAGAAAGTGCAGGACATCCTGCTGACCCTGACCGACCAGCTGCACCTGCTGAAGCTGTCGAGCGACGGGGACATGTTCATCTATTTGGCCGTCAACGCCCGGGATACCAACCTGGCCCAGGCCCGTCAGATCCTGAAGGCCCACTCGGCGGTGTTGAGCTAGCCTGACTTTATCCCCACAAGCCCAAGAGCCCGTCGGTAATGTACCGACGGGCTCTTGGGCTTACTTCACCCCGAAGTTCTTGTAGCTTACCTCTGCCAACAAGCTACGGTGGCCGCGCTGATTGGGCTCAAATTGCGGTGCCCTAAGTGACGGGCGGGGCGGGCTGCCGCGCCCCACTGCCCATGTAGCTAGCCGGCCTTAGCAAAGGCCACTGCTTGAAGCTGGCCAATCGGCAACAGGAACGCCCGCCCCGGGCCCTGTACCTGGCCTGGTTTCACTAGCGCTGCGGTAGACCAGAACGTCAGCAAGTTCCTATTTGGCGGGCGCTACACCCTTGACGGTTTGCACGATGGGCTGAATGGTGCCGTCGGGGTTATAGCGCAGGTCGTCCACGCAGATGGAGCGCCGGTAGCTGCCGCCGGTGGGCAGGGAGCCGTTGTGATAGAAGAAATAGCTCTTGCCCTTGTAGTCGATAATACCAGGATGGGTCGTGAAGCTGTTGGGCACGTTTTCCTGGATGATGCCCCGGTACGTCCAGGGCCCGGCGGCGCTGGGAGCAGTACAGTACTCTATCATTTCGGGCTTGGTACCGGCGCCGGCGTACACGAGGTAGTACAGTTTCTGACGCTTGTACACCCAAGGGCCTTCGATGTAGTTCTTGGGCGTAATGACGTTGATGGGGCCGGCCAGCTCGGTCATGTTGTCCTTGAGCTTCACCCAGCGGCAGCTTAAGTTGCCCCAGTACAGGTACACCTGCTGGTCGTCGTCCACGAAAACCGTGGGGTCTATATCGTCCCAGGCGTGGGGCTTGTCCTTAGTCATTTCATTCACGATGAGCGCCTTGCCAATAGCATCCTTGAACGGGCCGGTGGGCCGGTCCGATACGGCTACCCCAATGGCCGCGCCACCCTGGCTGTTGTCGTCTTTCTTGTGAAACGTCGACACAAACCAGTAAAACTTGCCCTTGTGATACACGCACTGCGCCGCGTAGGCATCGCCGGTGGCCCAGGAGAAAGTTTTGGGCGAGAGGCGCGTGCCGTAGTCTTTCCAGTGCACCATGTCGGTGGTGGAATAGATGCGCCAGTCGGGCATCTTGTAGTTGGTTTCCTGCACCGAAGCCGTATCGTGGCCGGTATACAGAAATAGCGTGTCGCGGTACACCAGCGGCGCTGGGTCGGCCGTAAATACGTCTTTGATAATGGGGTTTTGCGCCCGCACGGCCAGGGAGGCCCCAAAGCCTAGCAGGGCGACGAGGAAGGTATTTTTCATAAAGCCAGAGTAAAGGATAGAACGTTTGCCCAGCCTGGGGCGAAGAAGCCTGTACTGGCCAGGTGACTTAAAACAGCCCTTGCGCAAACAGGTACAAATCGTGGCGCCACACGGGCCAAGTGTGGCCGCCGGGGTACTCGCTGTACATGTACTTAATGCCTAGCTCATCCATTTTGGCCCGCATCACCTTGTTGTTGGCGTAGGCAATATCTTCGGGCCCGCCCATTGAGAGCCACAGCTGCTTCAGGTTGGTATTGATGGTGCCCGCATTGGCTTTCATAAACGCGTACTGCGGGTCAGACAAGGCCGTATTATTGGCAAAAAAGCCCGAGCTGAACACGCCCAGGTGAGCAAACATGTCTGTGTTCTTGATGCCGGCATAAAGTGTTTGTAGGCCACCCATCGATAGGCCTGCCAGCGCCCGGTTATTGGCTCCCGCCGCCACCCGGTAGTTGCTTTCCACTACCGGCAGCACGGTTTGCTTTAGCTCGTCTTCAAAGCGCTTCAGCGTACCCTCGTTGAAGCCTGCTAGGCCACCAGGACCACCCATATTGCCGTCTAGCATCACCACGAGCATGGGTTTGGCCTTTTTCTCGGCAATCAGGTTGTCCAGAATCAGATCGGCTTTGCCTTGCCGGGCCCAACCAGTTTCGTCTTCGCCCCCGCCGTGCAGCAGGTAGAGCACGGGGTATTTGGCGGCCGTATTGGCATCGTAGCCGGCTGGCGTATACACGTACAACTGCCGCCACGAATTGGTGACTTTCGAATAATACCGCTTCATCCGCATCTCGCCGTGGGGCACATCTTTCAGGGCGTAAAAGCTGGTGCCGCGGCCCGGAATCTCGATGCCGCTGGCCATGCGGCCCATACCGTAGAAGGTGTCGCTGGCGGGGTCGGCGATGGGCAGGCCGTCGAGCACCAGGGAATAATAGTGTAGGCCCAGGCTCAGCGTATCGGTGGTCACAGTCCAGGTACCGCTGCTGTCCTTCACCATGTCGTACTTGCGGCCCATGTCTAGTTGGGCTTGCTGCACGCCGGGCGCTTTCAGGCGAAACACGGCGCGGTTATCGGGAAGTATCTGGGGGTACTTGGCGTTGCGCACGTTGGTGGCGGCCGGTGCGCCCAGCACGGTGTAGGTAGGCAGCGCGGCCACATCGACGGGCTTAAATAGGAACTGCGAGAACATGTACAGCCCGTTTTTCCAGACTTTAAAGTCGTGCCCGCCAGCTTCCAGGTAGTACACATGTGGCACCTTGTGCTCGTAGAGGTAGTCGTGGGTGCGCTGGCTGATGGGCAGCAGGCCGTCCTGGTCGCCGCAGGAAACCCAGAGGAGCTTGAGCTGCTTGGTGGCTTTGGCGGGGTCGGGCACCAGCTGCTCGGGTAGTTTGGTGTTGGGGGCCGACGAAAAGCCGCCTACCCAGGCAAATTTATCCAGGTTACCCAGCCCAAAATTCAACGACTGCCCCCCTCCCATCGACAGGCCAGCCACGGCCCGGTTCTCGCGGCTCTTAAGCGCCGGATACGTCTTCTCGATGTAGGGAATGAGGTCGGTCAGCAGGTCCTTCTCAAAGTTGGCAAACGCGGCTACCTTATCCGGCCCGTAGATATTGCCAATGGGCCGGTCGTCCTTCATGGCCCGGCCGTTGGGCATCACCACCAGCATGGGCTTGAGTTTGCCCGCCGCGTACAGATTATCCAGAATCACCTGCGGGCGCCCTCCTTTCAGCCACTCTTTTTCGTCGCCGCCTATGCCGTGCAGCAGGTAGAGCACCGGGTACTCCTTCCGTTTGGAGTACCCCGGCGGCGTGTATACCAGGGCCTTGCGCACTGTTCCCACGGTTTTCGAGGTGTAGCTGATGCTGTCTATTCTGCCAGCGGCAATACCGGCCGTGGGCTGGTCGAAGCCCTTGGGAGCTTCCATGGCCATTTTTTGGGCAAATGCGCTGCTCACGCTCAGCACCACAACACTCAGGATGGCGGGGACTATGTTTCTCATACCTTGGATAGAGGCCTAGCCGGCCAGATAAGTGGTGGGAATATCAGACGGTTTGCAAGCGCACGGCTTCTTGACTTCTTACTCAAACTTGACCCAGTCAATGGCCACGGGCGTGTTGGTTTTGGAAGAAACGACCAGTGCATGGGTGCCGGGCTTGAAGGCTGCTACAGGTGCTTTTACCTCCTGCCACTGGTCGCCCTTCGGCACGGCTACCTGGGCTAGCATGGGGCCCGTGGCCCCGTCGGTGCGCAGCTGGACTGTGGCGCCGGCGGCGGCCTGCACACGTAGGGTTACTGTTTTAAGGGCCAGTTTGCCAAAGGCTACGCCGTTGTACTGCACCCAGCCTTGGTTATCGGCAAACACGGTTTTCCAGCCTTGGAAGGCGTTGGCCGGGTCCAGAAAGGCAATGGAAGCGCCGCGGCTGCTCAGGCGGCTGTAGCGGTCTAGTTGGATTTTCTGGCGGGCATCAGTCAGGCCTACGCCGCGCAGGGTAGGCACCACTTTGCGGATGGCCCCGTTGGGCTCGAAAAACAAGCTGTCCATTCGAACCGAGCGGTTCTTGTCGAAGGCCGGCGACAAGTCGTTGTGGTGGTAGAACAGGTACCACTGGTTGTTGAGCTCCAGCAGGGAGTGGTGATTGGTCCAGCAGCCCGTCGGCGACTCGTCCATGATGACACCCTTCACCGTGAACGGGCCCAGCGGGCTGATGCTGGTAGCGTATTCGAGGCGCTCCGTCTTGTTCTCCACGTGCGGATACGTGAGGTAGTAGATGCCCTTGCGCTCAAACACAAACGGGCCTTCTTTCAGGCCTTTGGTGGGCAGCTCGCCCAGCGTAACGGGCTCCGAAGCCAGCTCCAGCATGTTCGGCTTGAGTTTAGCGGCGTAGATGTTGCCCTCCGACCAGTATAGGTAAGCCTGTCCGTCCTTGTCAATCAGCACGTTGGGGTCGATGCCGCGCACGCCCTTGATGGGCTGGGGCTCCGGCACGAAGGGGCCGGTGGGCTTATCCGCCACGGCCACCCCCACCGTAAAGCCCTTGTTGATGGTGGTATCCTTGGGGGTAGTGGGAAAGTAGAAGTAGTATTTGCCGTTGCGGGCAATGCAGTCGGGCGCCCACATGCTGTAGCTGTCGGGCTTCACCCAAGGCACCTTATTCTGGGTCACGATGACGCCGTGGTCGGTCCAGTCGGTGAGGTTAGCCGATGAAAACACGTGGTAGTCTTCCATCACAAACCAGCCGGCCCGCCCCCGGCCGGGCGCGGCCGGAATATCGTGCGAGGGGTACACGTACACCCGCCCGTTGAACACCCGCGCCGTGGGGTCGGCCGTAAACTGGCTGGTAATAAACGGGTTCTGGGCCTGCGCAGCACCTCCCAGCAGGAGAACCAGCCCGCTCAACAGATACGGCAGCTTATTATGTAGCATGGGGCTAAGGGGTTACTTGGTTCCGGTAGTGGTATCCGCAATGCGGAAATAGTCGAAGTCGGCGTAGCCGCCAGCCGTCTTAGTGGCGTAGGTAAAGAGCCCAAACCGGTAGCCCATAAAATGCGGCAGCGTGTAGGCCATCTTGAGCGGCGCGCCAATGGCTTTCCAGGCTTTCCCGTCGAGGCTATAGTAGAACGTGGCCACGTCCTTGCGCTCCGTAAAGTCGCATTCCGCTTTGAAATAGACGGTATTTTGCTTGAGCGGCAGGCGTTGCAGCTCCACGGGCTTTTCCGACTCGGCGCTAATCATGACGATGGATTTTGCGCCGTTGCGGTAATCTACCCCCACTAGGCCATACCGTTTTTGCAGCAGGGCTAGGCCAGCAAAGTCACCTTCCTTGAGGTGCGACACCTCCAGGGCAGTCGTGCCAGCACAGGTGGGCCCGATGGTGCGTTGGGTTAGCGTGTTGCGGGCTAGCAGAAACGTGGTGTCTACGCGGCCGGTTTTCAGGCGCAGGTAGCCCGCGCGGTCGGTAAGTGACCAGAGGGAATTTTCGGGATTGTGATTCCACTGCCACACCAGCGGCAGGGTGGGCTCACCCTTGCGCCGGTTAAACTCATCCGAGGCCACTAGGCCAGGTATCAGGCCTTTGCTGGGCGGTAAGGGCAACGTTTGGGGCACCTTGCCGGCCGGGCTTCCCAGCACCGGCCAGCCATCGGTCCACGTCACGGGCACCAGGTATGGAATGCGGCCCACGGCGCCGTAGTCGCGGAACAGGTAGGAAAACCACCGGCCATCGGGTGTGTCGATGAGACCACCCTGGGCCACGCCCAGGTCTTGCAGCGCCACCCGCCCTTCGTAGGGGCCGGTGAGTTTGTCGGCGCGGTGCACCACCACGGTACGCATACCGTCCCTGGGCCACACTATATTGAAGAGGTAGTACTTGCCCTTGATCTTAAACAGCTGGGAGCCTTCCGCTTGCAGATTGATATTGGGGCCGGACGGAGCGCTGGCATTTTCAATAAGTACCTGCTCCGTGGTGCCGGGCTTCACGCCGGAGGCATCGGCCGTCAGCTCAATCAGTCGCAGCTTGCCGGCACCATACACCAGGTACACGCGGCCATCATCGTCAAAAAACAAGGAATGGTCGTGGTAGCTGGGCTTAAACGACGCGACTTTCCAGGGGCCCTTTTCGATATTCTTGGTGGAATACACGTAGGTTTTGCCGGTCGTCTGGGCAAAGGTCGAGACGTAATACGTGCCTTGGTGAAACCGCAGGCTGCTTGCCCACGAGCCCCGGCCGTAGGTGCTCTTACCGTTGGTCAGCGTCAATTCATCCTGGCTCCCCAGCGTGTCAGAGGCGTAGCTGACCAGCTGCCAGTTCACCAAGTCCGTAGACTTCATAATGGGCACGCCCGGACTCATGTGCATGGTGGTGCTGCTCATGTAGTACGTCTTGCCCACCCGAATCATGGACAGGTCCGGCACATCGGCGAAGATGACCGGGTTTTGCGCCGGCCTCACTTGCGCAGCGAGCGGCAAAACAGAAGCTGTGGCAAGGACTAATCCGAGGACGAAAGCACTTCGCTTTAGGGAGTAAGGCATGGCAGAAAATACCGGGGCAAGTGGGTTAGTAGTGAGACGCCGGCTTGATAGCCTGGTAGTTGCCGCTGAGGTGCATCAGGCTGAATAAGTATAGCAGGCCGTCATAATACGGGTCGAAGTAGCCGTCTTCGTAGGGCGCCAGCTTGGCATTCCAGAGCGCGTGCACGAAGTCCAGTTTCTGCTTGTCCTGACTTGCCAGGGAGGCCGCCGCTGAGGTGGCTACCAGGCCTAGCGAATGTCGGAGCTTCTTGACCTCGCCGGCCTG
Above is a genomic segment from Hymenobacter cellulosivorans containing:
- a CDS encoding glycoside hydrolase family 43 protein: MKNTFLVALLGFGASLAVRAQNPIIKDVFTADPAPLVYRDTLFLYTGHDTASVQETNYKMPDWRIYSTTDMVHWKDYGTRLSPKTFSWATGDAYAAQCVYHKGKFYWFVSTFHKKDDNSQGGAAIGVAVSDRPTGPFKDAIGKALIVNEMTKDKPHAWDDIDPTVFVDDDQQVYLYWGNLSCRWVKLKDNMTELAGPINVITPKNYIEGPWVYKRQKLYYLVYAGAGTKPEMIEYCTAPSAAGPWTYRGIIQENVPNSFTTHPGIIDYKGKSYFFYHNGSLPTGGSYRRSICVDDLRYNPDGTIQPIVQTVKGVAPAK
- a CDS encoding alpha/beta hydrolase-fold protein, producing the protein MRNIVPAILSVVVLSVSSAFAQKMAMEAPKGFDQPTAGIAAGRIDSISYTSKTVGTVRKALVYTPPGYSKRKEYPVLYLLHGIGGDEKEWLKGGRPQVILDNLYAAGKLKPMLVVMPNGRAMKDDRPIGNIYGPDKVAAFANFEKDLLTDLIPYIEKTYPALKSRENRAVAGLSMGGGQSLNFGLGNLDKFAWVGGFSSAPNTKLPEQLVPDPAKATKQLKLLWVSCGDQDGLLPISQRTHDYLYEHKVPHVYYLEAGGHDFKVWKNGLYMFSQFLFKPVDVAALPTYTVLGAPAATNVRNAKYPQILPDNRAVFRLKAPGVQQAQLDMGRKYDMVKDSSGTWTVTTDTLSLGLHYYSLVLDGLPIADPASDTFYGMGRMASGIEIPGRGTSFYALKDVPHGEMRMKRYYSKVTNSWRQLYVYTPAGYDANTAAKYPVLYLLHGGGEDETGWARQGKADLILDNLIAEKKAKPMLVVMLDGNMGGPGGLAGFNEGTLKRFEDELKQTVLPVVESNYRVAAGANNRALAGLSMGGLQTLYAGIKNTDMFAHLGVFSSGFFANNTALSDPQYAFMKANAGTINTNLKQLWLSMGGPEDIAYANNKVMRAKMDELGIKYMYSEYPGGHTWPVWRHDLYLFAQGLF
- a CDS encoding family 43 glycosylhydrolase, whose protein sequence is MLHNKLPYLLSGLVLLLGGAAQAQNPFITSQFTADPTARVFNGRVYVYPSHDIPAAPGRGRAGWFVMEDYHVFSSANLTDWTDHGVIVTQNKVPWVKPDSYSMWAPDCIARNGKYYFYFPTTPKDTTINKGFTVGVAVADKPTGPFVPEPQPIKGVRGIDPNVLIDKDGQAYLYWSEGNIYAAKLKPNMLELASEPVTLGELPTKGLKEGPFVFERKGIYYLTYPHVENKTERLEYATSISPLGPFTVKGVIMDESPTGCWTNHHSLLELNNQWYLFYHHNDLSPAFDKNRSVRMDSLFFEPNGAIRKVVPTLRGVGLTDARQKIQLDRYSRLSSRGASIAFLDPANAFQGWKTVFADNQGWVQYNGVAFGKLALKTVTLRVQAAAGATVQLRTDGATGPMLAQVAVPKGDQWQEVKAPVAAFKPGTHALVVSSKTNTPVAIDWVKFE
- a CDS encoding glycoside hydrolase family 43 protein; amino-acid sequence: MPYSLKRSAFVLGLVLATASVLPLAAQVRPAQNPVIFADVPDLSMIRVGKTYYMSSTTMHMSPGVPIMKSTDLVNWQLVSYASDTLGSQDELTLTNGKSTYGRGSWASSLRFHQGTYYVSTFAQTTGKTYVYSTKNIEKGPWKVASFKPSYHDHSLFFDDDGRVYLVYGAGKLRLIELTADASGVKPGTTEQVLIENASAPSGPNINLQAEGSQLFKIKGKYYLFNIVWPRDGMRTVVVHRADKLTGPYEGRVALQDLGVAQGGLIDTPDGRWFSYLFRDYGAVGRIPYLVPVTWTDGWPVLGSPAGKVPQTLPLPPSKGLIPGLVASDEFNRRKGEPTLPLVWQWNHNPENSLWSLTDRAGYLRLKTGRVDTTFLLARNTLTQRTIGPTCAGTTALEVSHLKEGDFAGLALLQKRYGLVGVDYRNGAKSIVMISAESEKPVELQRLPLKQNTVYFKAECDFTERKDVATFYYSLDGKAWKAIGAPLKMAYTLPHFMGYRFGLFTYATKTAGGYADFDYFRIADTTTGTK